A genomic segment from Flavobacterium litorale encodes:
- a CDS encoding MarR family winged helix-turn-helix transcriptional regulator, which translates to MKIEDVIKATNEIALEKKTILNIMYTQNVLADNFNDILKPYELSPEQFNVLRILRGQKGKPANMHLIQERMISRTSNTTRLVDKLLAKGLVMRKVCSENRRKMDITITEKGLDLLNELDPKVEGQETEYSKNLSGNELEQLNSLLEKYRG; encoded by the coding sequence ATGAAGATAGAAGATGTGATAAAAGCAACAAACGAAATAGCGTTAGAGAAGAAAACGATATTAAATATAATGTACACGCAAAATGTATTGGCAGATAATTTTAATGATATTTTAAAACCTTACGAGCTTTCTCCTGAACAATTTAATGTGTTACGAATATTGAGAGGGCAAAAGGGTAAACCTGCCAATATGCATTTAATTCAGGAACGAATGATATCGCGTACTAGCAACACCACCCGACTGGTTGACAAGTTACTAGCCAAAGGCTTGGTTATGCGGAAGGTTTGTAGCGAAAACAGACGAAAAATGGATATTACCATTACCGAAAAAGGACTGGATTTACTGAATGAATTGGACCCAAAGGTTGAAGGACAAGAAACAGAATATTCTAAAAACCTGAGTGGTAACGAGCTAGAGCAATTAAACAGTTTGCTAGAAAAATACAGAGGATAA
- a CDS encoding heavy metal translocating P-type ATPase, translated as MDTKNCFHCGLTVKVNEEIIFDEKSFCCNGCKTVYEIFNANGLSCYYDFENAPGATPQDIKGKYDFLDNETIVTKLLDFEEDTTQIVTLYIPHIHCSSCIWILENLNQLQEGVSSSQVNFSKKNVRIVYNPEQITLKTLVHLLSSIGYEPYISLENYEVKKKGISRELTYKLGVAFFCFGNVMLLSFPEYFDVDEFWLDKYKGFFRWLIFALSLPSFLYAASGYYVSAYKSIRSGMLNIDVPIALGLIVMFIRSTVDIVFGFGQGFFDTLTGLVFFMLLGRLFQQKTYNFLSFERDFKSYFPIAVTKITPSKQEVSCPVYDVKAGDRLLIRNQELIPVDGILISAETAIDYSFVTGEAIPISKKSGDKIYAGGRQTGKVIEMEVLTSVSQSYLTQLWSNDVFTKKDTENYKTLTDTISKYFTPAILTLAIATFVYWLFIDVNTAFTVFTAILIVACPCALALSAPFTLGNVLRIMGKRKFYLKNATVIEQMAKIDTLVFDKTGTITTNKKSDITYEGVVLTEEEIGVLKNLLRGSNHPLSRRLYEFLPACNVVNTTDFKEVTGQGIMGKIGEYTVKIGSAYFVEQDLPPSFQTNVHIAINGQYKGKYIFNNQYRNGLASLFKTLSKNYKLKILSGDNEGEREALQELLPKGTTLSFNQKPEQKLAFIEQLQKQGSNVMMIGDGLNDAGALAQSNVGIAISENVNVFSPACDGILDASQFSNLNYFLSYAKKATKTIKMSFGLSLLYNVIGLSFAVAGKLSPLAAAILMPLSTITIVSFVTITSNYYAKTIKKSV; from the coding sequence ATGGATACTAAAAATTGTTTCCATTGTGGATTAACCGTAAAGGTTAATGAAGAAATTATTTTCGACGAAAAATCATTTTGCTGTAACGGTTGTAAAACTGTTTACGAAATATTTAATGCAAACGGACTTTCGTGCTACTATGATTTTGAAAATGCACCTGGTGCAACCCCACAGGATATAAAAGGTAAATATGATTTTTTAGATAATGAAACAATTGTAACTAAGCTTCTTGATTTTGAAGAAGACACTACGCAAATTGTAACGTTATACATTCCGCACATTCATTGCAGCTCCTGCATTTGGATACTCGAAAATTTAAATCAACTTCAAGAAGGTGTAAGTAGCTCACAAGTTAATTTCTCCAAAAAAAACGTACGTATTGTATATAATCCCGAGCAAATTACACTAAAAACCCTAGTACACCTACTAAGTTCAATAGGATATGAGCCTTATATAAGTCTTGAAAATTACGAAGTAAAGAAGAAAGGCATTAGCCGAGAGCTAACCTATAAACTGGGTGTTGCTTTTTTTTGCTTTGGTAATGTAATGCTGTTATCGTTCCCTGAGTATTTTGATGTTGATGAATTTTGGTTGGACAAATATAAAGGCTTTTTTAGATGGTTAATATTTGCCTTGTCGTTACCGTCATTTTTGTATGCAGCAAGTGGGTATTATGTTTCGGCATACAAAAGCATTCGTTCGGGTATGCTTAATATCGATGTACCCATTGCACTTGGGTTAATTGTAATGTTTATTCGGAGTACTGTTGATATTGTTTTTGGCTTTGGGCAAGGTTTTTTCGATACTTTAACAGGGCTAGTATTCTTTATGTTATTAGGACGATTGTTCCAACAAAAAACCTATAATTTCCTATCATTCGAAAGGGATTTCAAATCCTATTTTCCAATAGCAGTAACCAAAATAACGCCTAGTAAACAAGAAGTATCGTGCCCTGTATACGATGTTAAGGCAGGGGACAGGTTATTAATTAGAAACCAAGAATTAATACCCGTAGATGGTATACTAATAAGTGCCGAAACAGCCATTGATTATAGTTTTGTAACGGGCGAGGCAATACCCATTAGTAAAAAATCGGGCGATAAAATATATGCTGGTGGCAGGCAAACAGGCAAGGTAATAGAGATGGAGGTGTTAACATCGGTATCACAAAGTTACCTCACACAATTATGGAGTAACGATGTATTTACCAAAAAGGATACCGAAAACTACAAAACACTTACCGATACTATTAGCAAGTACTTTACACCCGCCATACTAACACTGGCAATAGCCACTTTTGTGTACTGGCTTTTTATAGATGTTAATACTGCCTTTACCGTATTTACCGCAATACTTATAGTAGCGTGCCCCTGTGCATTAGCATTAAGTGCACCATTTACATTGGGTAACGTACTGCGCATAATGGGCAAACGCAAATTTTACCTTAAAAATGCTACTGTAATAGAGCAAATGGCTAAAATAGATACGTTAGTTTTTGATAAAACAGGTACAATAACAACCAATAAAAAATCGGATATAACGTATGAAGGTGTAGTACTTACTGAAGAAGAAATAGGGGTACTAAAAAATTTGCTAAGAGGCTCTAACCACCCACTAAGCCGACGCTTGTACGAGTTTTTGCCAGCTTGTAACGTGGTAAATACTACCGATTTTAAGGAGGTAACGGGGCAAGGCATAATGGGTAAAATAGGGGAGTATACCGTAAAAATTGGCTCTGCCTACTTTGTAGAACAAGATTTGCCGCCATCTTTTCAAACCAATGTACACATTGCTATAAATGGGCAGTATAAAGGGAAGTATATTTTTAACAACCAGTACCGCAATGGCTTGGCATCACTATTTAAAACGTTAAGCAAAAACTATAAGCTTAAGATACTATCTGGTGATAACGAGGGAGAACGCGAGGCATTACAAGAATTATTACCCAAAGGTACTACCCTTAGCTTTAACCAAAAGCCCGAACAAAAACTTGCTTTTATAGAACAATTACAAAAACAAGGCAGTAATGTGATGATGATAGGCGATGGGCTTAACGATGCTGGTGCGCTGGCACAAAGTAATGTAGGTATAGCCATATCCGAAAATGTAAATGTTTTTTCGCCTGCCTGTGATGGAATATTGGATGCAAGCCAATTTAGCAACCTCAATTACTTTTTAAGCTATGCTAAAAAAGCAACCAAAACCATTAAAATGAGCTTTGGCTTATCACTACTTTACAATGTTATAGGGCTATCGTTTGCTGTAGCGGGTAAGCTATCGCCACTAGCAGCAGCTATATTAATGCCCCTTAGTACCATTACCATTGTAAGCTTTGTAACCATAACCAGCAATTACTATGCAAAAACAATAAAAAAATCAGTATAA
- the ccoS gene encoding cbb3-type cytochrome oxidase assembly protein CcoS: MSVIYLLISISIVVAVGFFVAFVKAVKSGQYDDDYTPSVRMLFDDELKKAKKNSKPNNNK, translated from the coding sequence ATGAGCGTAATCTATTTATTAATCTCCATCAGTATCGTAGTGGCTGTTGGCTTTTTTGTTGCTTTTGTAAAAGCGGTAAAAAGCGGACAGTATGACGACGATTATACACCATCGGTCAGGATGCTTTTTGACGATGAGTTGAAAAAAGCTAAAAAAAATTCGAAACCCAATAACAACAAATAA
- a CDS encoding Crp/Fnr family transcriptional regulator encodes MDMYSQINKSISRYVSFTKEELDILNSLLEYKQVPKKTIMLREGERCNFEAFVIKGCVRKYYVDGNGVEVILQFAIEDAWISDISFSIDDCEPSKIFIETLEDCEFLIFTPETKEELLAKAPRFERAFRILLQRHLVVTQNRLFDTISKSATEKYLQFLKDYPTIPQRVAQHYIASYLGISAEFLSKIRTKLAKG; translated from the coding sequence ATGGATATGTATTCGCAAATTAATAAGAGTATAAGTCGGTATGTTTCTTTTACCAAAGAAGAACTAGATATATTAAACTCATTACTAGAATACAAACAAGTACCTAAAAAAACCATTATGCTACGCGAAGGCGAACGCTGTAACTTTGAAGCCTTTGTTATAAAAGGATGCGTCCGTAAATACTATGTTGATGGTAATGGTGTGGAAGTTATACTACAATTTGCCATTGAAGATGCTTGGATTAGCGATATATCGTTTAGTATTGACGATTGCGAGCCGAGCAAAATTTTTATAGAAACGTTGGAAGACTGCGAGTTTCTGATCTTTACACCCGAAACCAAAGAAGAACTCCTTGCCAAAGCACCCCGCTTTGAGCGCGCTTTTCGTATATTATTACAGCGCCATTTGGTAGTTACACAAAATAGGCTGTTCGATACCATATCGAAATCGGCTACCGAAAAGTATTTACAGTTTTTAAAGGACTACCCTACCATACCCCAACGCGTGGCGCAGCATTACATAGCATCGTATTTGGGTATTTCTGCCGAATTTTTGAGTAAAATTCGTACCAAGCTAGCCAAAGGCTAA
- a CDS encoding rhodanese-like domain-containing protein: MNLSEQEWWQKAQADTNAVLLDVRTEDEVNNGIIPNAINIDIYKGQGFIDELETLDKTKNYYVYCAAGGRSAQACSVMNQLGFSTAYNLLGGISQWNGPVVLPK; the protein is encoded by the coding sequence ATGAATTTATCGGAACAAGAATGGTGGCAAAAGGCACAAGCAGATACCAATGCGGTACTACTTGATGTGCGCACCGAAGACGAAGTGAATAATGGTATAATTCCTAATGCTATAAATATTGATATTTATAAGGGGCAGGGATTTATAGATGAACTTGAAACGCTTGATAAAACAAAAAACTACTATGTGTATTGTGCTGCCGGAGGGCGTAGCGCACAAGCCTGTAGTGTAATGAATCAGCTTGGGTTTAGTACAGCCTATAACCTTTTAGGAGGCATATCACAATGGAACGGTCCTGTTGTATTACCAAAATAA
- a CDS encoding DUF4199 domain-containing protein, whose translation MKKLVLTFGLIAGFISIIGFTLMMLNPDTIDFENGMIYGYASMLLAFSLIFVAVKSYRDKHNGGAVSFGKAFKIGLYISLIASTVYVVVWLVDYYFFLDDFWGRYTEICTDGLIAKGASENVIAEKVAEIEGWKELYKNPLLAGLITYTEILPVGLLISLIAAAILKRKPQTPQAAQ comes from the coding sequence ATGAAAAAACTTGTACTAACATTCGGACTCATTGCTGGTTTTATTAGCATTATTGGTTTTACATTAATGATGCTAAACCCAGATACTATTGATTTTGAGAATGGCATGATTTACGGCTACGCGTCCATGCTGTTGGCATTCTCGCTAATTTTTGTAGCCGTTAAAAGTTATAGGGACAAGCATAATGGCGGTGCAGTATCTTTTGGTAAAGCCTTTAAAATAGGCTTATACATTAGCCTAATCGCATCTACAGTATATGTAGTGGTATGGCTTGTTGATTATTACTTTTTTCTTGATGATTTTTGGGGTAGGTATACCGAAATATGTACTGATGGGTTGATTGCAAAAGGGGCATCGGAAAATGTTATAGCGGAAAAAGTAGCAGAGATAGAAGGGTGGAAAGAATTGTACAAAAACCCACTATTGGCAGGGCTAATAACGTATACCGAAATATTACCTGTAGGTTTACTAATCTCGTTAATAGCAGCAGCCATCTTAAAACGAAAACCACAAACGCCACAAGCTGCTCAATAA
- the yaaA gene encoding peroxide stress protein YaaA has product MKIVISPAKSLDFETKLPTRKRSEPDFLKQAATIQETLKEKSPADLMELMSISDKLADLNWNRNQEWETPFTTKNARPAIYAFNGDVYTGLDAYTIPTNKLTKLQDTLRILSGLYGLLKPLDLMQPYRLEMGTKLPVGEHKDLYAFWKETITNTLNHELKDDELFLNLASKEYFDAVDTKALKVPVITPEFKDYKDGKLRMISFYAKKARGMMVRYIIDKNIRSLNGLKGFDYDGYSFDAKLSKGNKLVFTR; this is encoded by the coding sequence ATGAAGATTGTTATATCGCCTGCTAAATCGTTGGATTTTGAAACGAAACTACCTACCCGTAAACGTAGCGAGCCTGATTTTTTAAAACAGGCAGCAACGATACAGGAAACGTTAAAAGAAAAATCGCCTGCCGATTTGATGGAGCTAATGAGTATATCGGATAAGTTGGCGGATTTGAATTGGAATCGTAATCAAGAATGGGAAACGCCTTTTACAACCAAAAATGCGCGCCCTGCTATTTATGCTTTTAATGGCGATGTTTATACGGGCTTAGATGCTTACACCATACCCACAAACAAGCTTACTAAATTACAAGACACCTTGCGTATACTTTCGGGTTTATATGGGTTGCTAAAACCCTTGGATTTAATGCAGCCTTACCGCCTAGAAATGGGTACTAAATTGCCAGTAGGGGAGCATAAGGATTTGTATGCTTTTTGGAAAGAAACAATTACAAATACTCTAAACCATGAGTTAAAGGATGATGAGTTATTTTTGAATTTAGCGAGTAAGGAGTATTTTGATGCGGTAGATACTAAGGCATTAAAAGTGCCTGTTATTACTCCAGAGTTTAAAGATTATAAAGATGGCAAATTACGCATGATAAGTTTTTATGCCAAAAAGGCTAGGGGGATGATGGTACGTTATATTATTGATAAAAACATACGATCGTTAAACGGTTTGAAAGGGTTTGATTATGATGGATATAGTTTTGATGCAAAACTATCTAAAGGAAATAAATTAGTGTTTACACGCTAA
- a CDS encoding NAD(P)H-dependent oxidoreductase encodes MNNYIESLYWRYATKKYDPNKKITPTDLTTLKEAVRLSVSSLGLQPYKVIIVEDAEIRKQLKPVAFNQNGITDASHVFVFASEINVGKKHIDAYVNNIITTREITRETVTPFIKAMEGFIGAQDETSKSFWAAKQAYLAMSSLITTAAILKIDATPMEGFNKVEFDKILGLEAMGLTASVVATVGYRHEEDEFQHMKKVRKSEEELFITI; translated from the coding sequence ATGAATAATTATATAGAGAGCCTTTACTGGCGCTATGCAACCAAAAAATACGACCCAAATAAAAAAATAACACCTACAGACCTTACAACATTAAAAGAAGCCGTAAGGCTAAGCGTATCATCATTAGGATTACAACCGTACAAAGTAATAATAGTTGAAGATGCCGAGATACGCAAACAGTTAAAACCTGTAGCGTTTAACCAAAATGGTATTACAGATGCATCGCACGTTTTTGTGTTTGCAAGCGAAATTAATGTAGGTAAAAAACATATAGATGCTTATGTTAACAACATTATAACTACCCGAGAAATTACCCGAGAAACAGTAACGCCCTTTATTAAAGCTATGGAAGGCTTTATTGGAGCGCAAGACGAAACTAGTAAAAGTTTTTGGGCAGCAAAACAAGCCTACTTGGCAATGAGTTCGCTTATTACAACCGCAGCCATTTTAAAAATAGATGCTACCCCTATGGAAGGCTTTAATAAAGTTGAATTTGACAAAATACTAGGGTTAGAGGCTATGGGCTTAACGGCATCGGTAGTGGCTACGGTAGGCTACAGGCATGAGGAGGACGAATTCCAGCACATGAAGAAAGTACGAAAATCGGAAGAAGAATTATTTATAACTATTTAA
- a CDS encoding response regulator transcription factor, whose translation MRLVVIKYKWLIVYGCVLALLLFLLRWLELRFLILSHAQEIYSGAIAVVFTALGIWLALKLTKPKKETIVVEKKVYLKPETAFVRNEAALKDSNLSPREIDVLELMAKGMSNAEIAEQLFVSLNTVKTHSSKLYEKLEVKRRTQAVEKARQLQLIA comes from the coding sequence ATGCGTTTGGTAGTAATTAAATATAAATGGCTTATAGTATACGGTTGTGTACTGGCATTGCTATTATTTTTATTGCGCTGGCTAGAGCTTCGTTTTTTAATACTAAGCCATGCGCAAGAGATATACAGCGGAGCCATTGCAGTTGTATTTACTGCATTGGGCATTTGGTTAGCATTAAAACTTACCAAACCTAAAAAGGAAACAATAGTTGTTGAGAAAAAGGTATACTTAAAACCCGAAACAGCATTTGTGCGTAACGAAGCCGCACTAAAAGATTCCAACCTTAGCCCGCGCGAAATTGATGTACTGGAACTTATGGCAAAAGGCATGAGCAATGCCGAAATAGCCGAGCAATTATTTGTATCGCTTAATACCGTAAAAACACATAGCTCTAAACTTTATGAAAAGCTAGAGGTTAAACGGCGTACCCAAGCGGTAGAGAAAGCACGCCAACTACAACTCATTGCATAG
- a CDS encoding pirin family protein, whose protein sequence is MENTVLHRAETRGHANHGWLDSHHTFSFASYHNPDRMHFGVLRVLNDDRVDAGMGFGTHPHDNMEIISIPLEGDLEHKDNMGTHTVIKKGDIQVMSAGTGIQHSEYNRNTDKLTKFLQIWIFPNKRNVTPRYDQITMNETDRHNKLQQVLSPNPDDEGVWIHQDAWFHMGKFDTDVATDYKIKKEGNGVYAFVLEGSFTIGDIQLNRRDGLGVWNTDAINLKATSDNAEILLMEVPMALR, encoded by the coding sequence ATGGAAAATACAGTTTTACACAGAGCAGAAACACGTGGTCATGCCAACCATGGTTGGTTAGATTCGCATCATACATTCAGTTTTGCTAGTTACCACAATCCCGACAGGATGCACTTTGGTGTACTTAGGGTATTAAATGACGATCGTGTAGATGCGGGCATGGGCTTTGGCACGCACCCACATGATAATATGGAAATTATATCGATACCGCTGGAAGGTGATTTGGAGCATAAAGACAACATGGGTACACATACCGTAATAAAAAAAGGCGATATACAGGTTATGAGTGCGGGTACGGGTATTCAGCATAGCGAATATAACCGTAATACAGATAAGCTGACCAAATTTTTACAGATATGGATATTCCCGAATAAACGTAATGTAACGCCGCGTTACGATCAAATTACAATGAACGAAACCGACAGGCACAACAAGCTACAACAAGTGCTATCGCCCAACCCTGATGATGAAGGCGTTTGGATACACCAAGATGCGTGGTTCCATATGGGTAAATTTGATACGGACGTAGCTACTGACTACAAAATTAAAAAAGAAGGCAACGGCGTATATGCTTTTGTATTGGAGGGTAGTTTTACCATTGGCGACATACAATTAAACCGCCGTGATGGGCTTGGTGTATGGAATACTGATGCAATAAACCTAAAAGCAACATCAGACAATGCCGAAATACTACTTATGGAAGTACCTATGGCATTACGTTAA
- a CDS encoding anthranilate synthase component II produces the protein MKKILVIDNYDSFTYNLVHYLEAFDCDVTIIRNDELDIDEVANYDKIVLSPGPGVPNDAGLLKAVIQTYAKSKSILGVCLGQQAIAEVFGGSIINLQKVYHGVATNVNIVVENEPLFDGLKSTIQVGRYHSWSVNQKNLPAILEVTATDDAGNIMALRHTHLDVKGVQFHPESVLTPHGKQLIKNWIYS, from the coding sequence ATGAAAAAAATTCTTGTTATAGATAACTACGATAGTTTTACCTACAACCTAGTACATTATTTAGAGGCTTTTGACTGCGATGTAACCATAATTCGGAATGACGAATTGGATATTGATGAAGTAGCTAATTATGATAAAATAGTACTATCGCCAGGTCCAGGTGTACCCAACGATGCGGGGCTGCTAAAAGCGGTGATACAAACCTATGCCAAAAGCAAAAGCATACTAGGCGTATGCTTGGGGCAACAAGCCATTGCCGAAGTTTTTGGAGGCAGTATTATAAACCTGCAAAAAGTATATCATGGCGTGGCTACTAATGTAAATATAGTAGTAGAAAACGAACCTTTATTCGATGGTTTAAAGAGTACGATACAAGTAGGGCGTTACCATTCGTGGAGTGTAAACCAAAAAAATTTACCTGCTATTTTAGAGGTAACAGCTACAGACGATGCAGGCAATATAATGGCGCTACGTCATACACATTTGGATGTTAAAGGAGTGCAGTTTCATCCCGAATCGGTGCTTACACCACATGGAAAGCAACTTATAAAAAACTGGATTTACAGCTAA
- a CDS encoding Crp/Fnr family transcriptional regulator, producing MSKCEQCIVRQFSSLKALKKDELLSLSNCKTFYTVKKGEPVFTEGENLKGIFCVKDGICKMTKLSANGNEQIVKLISKGELLGQRSLISEEPVNLSAVAIDDMEVCFIPKAEIMGFFNTNNEFSMNVMRSICGDLKDADDHVVTMAQKSVKQRLAEVLLYLYDNFGTDEADNSLTIKLSREELAGMIGTATESCIRLLSDFKKNGLIILSGKKIILTDIDALRKM from the coding sequence ATGAGCAAGTGTGAACAATGTATAGTTAGGCAATTTAGCTCTCTGAAAGCGTTAAAGAAAGATGAATTACTTAGTCTTTCCAACTGTAAAACGTTTTATACGGTTAAAAAAGGAGAACCTGTTTTTACAGAAGGTGAAAACCTGAAAGGTATTTTTTGTGTTAAGGATGGTATTTGTAAAATGACTAAGCTTAGTGCCAACGGCAATGAACAAATTGTAAAACTAATATCCAAGGGCGAGCTGTTAGGGCAACGATCGTTAATTAGCGAAGAGCCTGTTAATTTAAGTGCTGTTGCCATTGATGATATGGAGGTTTGTTTTATTCCGAAAGCAGAAATTATGGGTTTCTTTAATACGAATAACGAGTTTTCGATGAATGTGATGCGTAGTATTTGTGGTGACCTTAAGGATGCTGATGACCATGTGGTAACTATGGCACAAAAATCGGTAAAACAACGCCTTGCCGAAGTACTTTTGTATTTATACGATAATTTTGGTACCGATGAAGCTGATAATAGCCTCACCATAAAATTATCGCGCGAAGAATTGGCAGGGATGATTGGTACTGCTACTGAAAGTTGTATACGATTGTTATCTGACTTTAAAAAAAATGGACTTATAATTTTATCGGGCAAAAAAATTATTCTTACAGATATTGATGCGCTACGAAAAATGTAA
- a CDS encoding TlpA disulfide reductase family protein, whose translation MKLIKTKIAVVLLLLVLVACKGEVKPQEATEITPAPNPIKVYTKDDISVKAYKYDGLEYFLNRKDNDTTYVVNFWATWCVPCVKELPYFEQLNTNYKDEKVKVLLVSLDMRKMIDSKLIPFLEEKKLESEVIVMTDPDSNSWIPKIDSTWSGAIPATIIYNKNKRKFYERSFTYDELNAELMAVK comes from the coding sequence ATGAAATTAATTAAAACTAAAATAGCAGTAGTTTTACTACTACTTGTATTGGTTGCTTGTAAGGGAGAGGTTAAACCACAAGAAGCAACTGAAATTACCCCTGCACCCAACCCTATAAAAGTATATACTAAAGACGACATTAGTGTTAAAGCATACAAGTATGATGGGTTGGAATATTTCCTGAACAGAAAAGACAACGATACTACTTATGTAGTTAATTTTTGGGCTACTTGGTGTGTACCCTGTGTAAAGGAGTTGCCTTATTTTGAGCAGCTAAACACTAATTATAAAGATGAGAAAGTAAAAGTACTTTTGGTTAGCCTTGATATGCGCAAGATGATAGATAGTAAACTAATTCCTTTTTTAGAAGAGAAAAAATTAGAAAGCGAGGTTATTGTAATGACGGATCCTGACTCTAATTCGTGGATTCCGAAAATAGATAGTACGTGGAGTGGTGCTATACCAGCTACTATTATTTACAACAAAAACAAACGTAAGTTTTACGAGCGTTCGTTTACGTATGATGAGCTAAATGCCGAATTAATGGCTGTAAAATAA
- a CDS encoding thioredoxin family protein: MKITKFLTLFITAGLLVLNVSCKSENDKAEETAETTEANEVADNTENKPAMKSGYSIGDVATDFSLKNVDGNNVALKDMADAKGYIVIFTCNHCPYAVKYEDRIIALNKKYKAKGYPVVAINPNNPDKTPDDSFEKMQERAEAKDFTFPYLFDDGQKIYPQYGATKTPHVYVLEKTDKGNIVRYIGAIDDNYEDAAAVKVPYVQNVVDALLRGEEIAVEETKAIGCSIKA; the protein is encoded by the coding sequence ATGAAAATAACTAAATTTTTAACCCTTTTTATAACAGCAGGATTACTTGTATTAAACGTATCGTGCAAGTCTGAAAACGACAAAGCTGAGGAAACAGCAGAAACTACTGAAGCGAATGAAGTAGCAGACAATACAGAAAACAAACCTGCCATGAAATCGGGGTACAGTATAGGTGATGTGGCAACTGATTTTAGCCTTAAAAATGTTGACGGTAACAATGTAGCCTTAAAAGATATGGCAGATGCCAAAGGGTATATTGTAATATTTACATGTAACCACTGCCCATATGCTGTAAAATACGAAGACAGAATTATAGCATTAAATAAAAAATATAAAGCTAAGGGGTATCCTGTAGTAGCAATAAACCCAAACAACCCTGACAAAACACCAGACGATAGCTTTGAGAAAATGCAGGAGCGTGCCGAAGCTAAAGACTTTACTTTTCCGTATTTATTTGATGACGGACAAAAAATTTACCCGCAGTATGGTGCTACAAAAACACCTCATGTTTATGTGTTAGAAAAAACAGATAAGGGGAATATAGTACGCTATATAGGAGCAATTGATGATAATTATGAAGATGCTGCTGCAGTAAAAGTACCGTATGTACAAAACGTAGTTGATGCATTGCTAAGAGGCGAAGAAATTGCTGTAGAAGAAACCAAAGCTATTGGTTGTTCTATAAAAGCATAA
- a CDS encoding YceI family protein produces MKNLKTIAFALVMALGTTIGATAQDKKINTSKSKIEWVGKKVTGQHSGKISFKDGVLKFSNGKLVGGNFTVDMRSITVTDLKAGEGKEKLEGHLKADDFFGVQEYATSTLVFTSVKAKGRDTYAVKANLTIKGITEPVSFNLTVLKNSATTMFEIDRTKYGIEYSSGSFFDGLGDKMIYDDFELTVKLQY; encoded by the coding sequence ATGAAAAATCTAAAAACAATCGCATTTGCTTTAGTAATGGCATTAGGAACTACTATTGGTGCTACAGCACAAGACAAGAAAATAAACACCTCTAAAAGTAAAATAGAGTGGGTTGGTAAAAAAGTAACAGGACAACATAGTGGTAAAATTAGCTTTAAAGACGGTGTGCTTAAATTTAGCAATGGTAAGCTTGTAGGGGGTAACTTTACAGTAGACATGCGATCGATTACAGTAACTGACCTTAAAGCTGGAGAAGGAAAAGAAAAACTAGAAGGTCACCTTAAAGCAGACGACTTTTTTGGTGTACAAGAGTACGCTACCTCTACACTTGTTTTTACATCGGTAAAAGCAAAAGGGCGCGATACATATGCTGTTAAAGCCAACCTAACTATTAAGGGCATAACAGAGCCTGTAAGCTTTAATCTTACAGTACTTAAAAATAGTGCAACAACTATGTTTGAAATAGACAGAACGAAATACGGCATTGAGTACAGTTCGGGTAGCTTTTTTGATGGATTGGGCGACAAAATGATATACGACGATTTTGAGCTTACTGTAAAACTACAGTACTAA